One genomic segment of Pseudobdellovibrionaceae bacterium includes these proteins:
- the cueR gene encoding Cu(I)-responsive transcriptional regulator, with protein MNIGSLAKESGVSAKLIRHYESIGLIPKASRSDGGYRQYGEQDVQFLRFVRRARGLGFSMKEIKQLLGLWKNKSRASADVKKLALTHLKELEVKIQELQDMATQLRHLAKTCHGDHRPDCPILKELENNKELS; from the coding sequence ATGAACATCGGAAGTCTCGCGAAAGAATCCGGAGTCAGCGCGAAGCTGATCCGGCATTACGAAAGCATCGGGCTGATCCCGAAGGCCTCGCGCTCGGACGGTGGCTACCGCCAGTACGGCGAACAGGACGTGCAGTTTTTGCGTTTCGTGCGTCGCGCGCGTGGCCTTGGCTTTTCGATGAAAGAGATCAAGCAACTGCTAGGCCTTTGGAAAAACAAATCCCGCGCCAGCGCCGACGTTAAAAAACTCGCGCTCACTCACTTGAAAGAACTCGAAGTCAAAATCCAAGAGCTGCAGGACATGGCGACCCAGCTGCGGCATCTGGCGAAAACCTGTCACGGCGATCACCGCCCCGATTGCCCCATCCTCAAAGAACTCGAAAACAACAAGGAGTTGTCATGA
- a CDS encoding HNH endonuclease, whose translation MTLETLSNENLLARFAKLVRTERKITHLVLECIAEVDRRRLYLERAYPSLFEYLTQVHGYSAGAAQRRISAARLLREVPEVAAKIEEGKLNLSQIALVTQNIKLAEKEFGAKMEAEDKLLLLKKIESCSFAETQQILAQELKVEVPATERTQHHGDGSVTLTLTLTKEEYESWCRVGELVSHAVPNRKHADLAIYLARKEISRRTEIKRASPQRKYSSNPRQIAPNLRKRILVGSGFVPGHRKYALLEKGKNRENCDSDSTSGKDDSKSTSDRKPGKDSLKPISGSTPLKKASLSTSDSEVRPRGCGYVDPLTGKGCGSRHFLQIDHIHPLHAGGGNAPENLRALCSAHNRDRNRIKEKS comes from the coding sequence ATGACGCTCGAAACTCTCTCGAATGAAAACCTGCTCGCGCGCTTCGCGAAACTCGTTCGCACGGAGCGGAAGATCACGCATTTGGTTTTGGAGTGTATCGCTGAAGTGGACCGACGCCGGCTGTATTTGGAAAGAGCTTATCCGTCCCTTTTTGAGTACCTTACCCAGGTTCACGGTTATTCCGCCGGGGCGGCACAACGACGCATCAGTGCGGCGAGGCTCTTACGGGAAGTTCCCGAAGTCGCGGCGAAGATCGAGGAAGGAAAACTGAACCTCTCCCAGATCGCGCTCGTCACTCAAAACATCAAACTGGCGGAAAAAGAATTCGGCGCCAAGATGGAGGCCGAAGATAAGCTCCTGCTCCTCAAAAAGATCGAGTCGTGCAGCTTCGCGGAGACACAGCAGATTTTGGCCCAAGAGCTGAAAGTTGAAGTGCCTGCCACGGAACGTACTCAACACCATGGCGACGGTTCGGTGACACTCACCCTGACTCTGACCAAAGAGGAGTATGAAAGTTGGTGTCGTGTGGGAGAACTCGTCTCCCATGCCGTTCCGAATCGAAAGCACGCGGACTTGGCCATTTATCTTGCGCGCAAAGAGATCTCCCGCCGCACCGAGATCAAACGCGCCTCGCCGCAACGCAAATACTCGAGCAATCCCCGCCAAATCGCGCCGAATCTGCGGAAGCGAATTCTCGTTGGATCCGGATTCGTCCCCGGACATCGGAAATACGCACTCCTTGAAAAAGGAAAGAACCGCGAAAATTGCGATTCAGATTCTACATCTGGGAAAGACGACTCGAAGTCCACTTCAGATCGTAAACCTGGGAAAGACTCCTTGAAGCCCATTTCAGGTTCGACCCCTCTGAAAAAAGCCTCGCTATCCACTTCCGATTCGGAAGTACGCCCGCGCGGTTGCGGCTATGTGGACCCCCTCACCGGCAAAGGCTGCGGTTCACGGCACTTCCTGCAGATCGATCACATCCACCCGCTTCACGCCGGCGGCGGGAACGCGCCCGAAAACCTGCGCGCCCTGTGTTCGGCGCACAACCGTGACCGAAATCGCATCAAAGAAAAGTCCTGA
- a CDS encoding S8 family serine peptidase has translation MFLSNFRAIRVVILAFSLLMGSWAWAQDVVPGEYLVKMKGRASSQKSAQFVGKISSKANLKATFGKLNLHHLSMKAGQDAEAFLNEIRQDPDVDYVEPNYILRKVEDGGDGDSRTFSLAESEAMINEKMAAQGENSGQSAQGSYLQSGANTKVSAAWTQMSTGASDIPVVAVIDTGIDYNHRVFRDSGALWLNPGEIAGNGIDDDGNGYVDDVFGWNFHGRNGLPYDDDNHGTHVAGIVLGVTQNIFANPIQAAKIRIMPLKFLGADGSGSTSDAIQAIYYATNNGANVINNSWGGSTYSQSLHDAMTYAYQHHVTIVSAAGNYGSNNDGKPLFPASYPVPSNISVAATNDFDSLASFSNFGRSSVHMAAPGVAIWSTVPNGTRYMSGTSMAAPFVAGLAALALREAPDLTGYQVANLVINSGSHLSQLNDYTYSGNRADTLQSLIVAKANVGIDPLQPEYVPMSVGRGLASEEVAPKAGCGSVGLVGARAFKPPQGPPPQSVLFLIAFSLVPLMVWQVLRTREQATGRNRRQHERFVMNSEIKVKIGERELVGQMNTISMGGASFKADALLERGGIVTLQIASPDGGEQVSVEGRIVWNEQNQAYGVQFQDAKEGVLNSIQGWTAGLNRAS, from the coding sequence ATGTTTTTGTCGAACTTCAGGGCAATCCGCGTCGTCATTTTGGCGTTTTCGTTGCTCATGGGCTCATGGGCGTGGGCGCAAGACGTCGTGCCGGGGGAATACCTCGTCAAGATGAAGGGGCGCGCGTCGTCGCAGAAGTCCGCGCAGTTCGTCGGTAAGATTTCGTCGAAAGCAAATCTGAAGGCGACCTTCGGGAAACTCAATCTGCACCACCTTTCGATGAAGGCGGGCCAAGACGCCGAGGCGTTTTTGAACGAGATCCGTCAGGATCCCGACGTCGATTACGTCGAGCCGAACTACATTCTGCGTAAAGTGGAAGATGGCGGCGATGGCGACAGCCGGACCTTCTCGCTGGCCGAGTCGGAGGCGATGATCAACGAAAAGATGGCCGCGCAGGGGGAAAACTCGGGCCAATCCGCGCAAGGCAGCTATCTGCAGTCGGGCGCGAACACGAAAGTCAGTGCCGCTTGGACGCAGATGTCGACCGGCGCTTCCGACATTCCCGTCGTCGCGGTCATTGATACCGGGATCGACTACAATCACCGCGTGTTCCGTGACTCGGGCGCCTTGTGGCTGAACCCCGGCGAGATCGCCGGTAACGGCATCGACGACGACGGTAACGGTTACGTCGACGATGTCTTCGGTTGGAACTTCCACGGTCGCAACGGTCTGCCCTACGATGACGACAATCACGGAACTCACGTCGCGGGAATCGTCCTCGGCGTGACTCAGAATATTTTCGCGAACCCCATTCAGGCGGCGAAAATCCGGATCATGCCGCTGAAGTTTTTGGGCGCGGACGGTTCGGGTTCGACCTCGGACGCAATTCAAGCGATCTACTACGCGACTAATAACGGCGCGAACGTCATCAACAACAGTTGGGGCGGCTCGACCTATTCGCAATCGCTGCACGATGCGATGACCTACGCCTACCAGCACCACGTCACGATCGTTTCGGCGGCGGGGAACTACGGTAGCAACAATGACGGGAAGCCTTTGTTCCCGGCGAGCTATCCGGTGCCTTCGAACATCTCGGTCGCGGCGACGAACGACTTCGATTCACTGGCGAGCTTCTCGAACTTCGGTCGCAGCTCGGTCCACATGGCGGCTCCCGGGGTCGCGATTTGGAGTACGGTGCCGAACGGAACCCGTTACATGTCGGGAACCTCGATGGCCGCGCCTTTCGTTGCGGGACTCGCGGCGCTCGCGCTGCGCGAGGCTCCGGATCTGACCGGTTACCAAGTGGCGAACCTCGTGATCAATTCGGGCTCGCACCTTTCGCAACTCAATGACTACACCTATTCCGGAAATCGCGCCGACACCCTGCAATCGCTGATCGTGGCGAAGGCGAACGTCGGCATCGATCCCTTGCAGCCGGAGTACGTCCCGATGAGCGTCGGCCGCGGGCTGGCGTCGGAAGAGGTCGCCCCGAAAGCGGGTTGCGGCAGCGTGGGCCTGGTCGGTGCGCGGGCGTTCAAACCGCCGCAGGGACCGCCTCCGCAATCGGTGCTGTTCTTGATCGCGTTCTCGCTGGTGCCGTTGATGGTCTGGCAGGTTCTGCGGACGCGTGAGCAGGCGACCGGTCGCAACCGTCGTCAGCACGAACGCTTCGTGATGAACTCCGAGATCAAGGTGAAGATCGGCGAGCGCGAGCTGGTCGGTCAGATGAACACGATCTCGATGGGTGGTGCGAGCTTCAAGGCCGATGCGCTGCTCGAACGCGGCGGGATCGTCACGCTCCAGATCGCCAGCCCCGACGGCGGCGAACAGGTCAGCGTGGAAGGCCGCATCGTCTGGAACGAGCAGAACCAGGCGTACGGAGTGCAGTTCCAAGATGCGAAAGAGGGCGTCCTCAACAGCATCCAGGGCTGGACGGCTGGGCTCAATCGAGCGAGCTGA
- the cadA gene encoding cadmium-translocating P-type ATPase: MSTIDIPIQGMSCASCAGRVEKALTAVEDVTSVNVNLVGESAHVEFRGAESPRLREKFITAIEAAGYRTDLRVDPTATKPAAAFTLDERVGLILTALLTLPLLLPMIPGLHALMPGFTVQAVLAGLVQFIFGARFYRGAWGALRARTGNMDLLVALGTTAAYGFSLYAGLTPGHGAHDLYFESSAAVILFVRFGKFLENRAKARTRAALQNLRSLLPETVAIERAGQKLEVKTEDLKPGDRLQVRAGERIPADARIRQGAGDVDESVLTGESLPIAKHVGDSLYAGSLNLDGVLQLEVTTANAESLITRIARALEEAQGKKAPIQRKVDQVSAIFVPAVIAVAALTFLGWWFAGAGLEAALLHAVAVLVIACPCALGLATPTAIMVGTGLAARRGILFRDAEALEKLHLAKTVAFDKTGTLTRGEVRVDLVWTEGLTKEKLWQIARALQHAGAHPFAVAIRAAREAEASSPDARNIAGSGVRGHVDGIEYALGSPRWLKELGVTFANIPDDQGVALLASLEPPRYLGGFSFADTVKPESAAAITRLKARGLNLALLSGDQVASATRIAQELGITDIRAALSPLQKERELLKMKTAGPVIMVGDGVNDAPALARADVGVAMGSGADLSIHHAGVTLLTNDPRRLVDAIELSAATSRKIRQGLFWAFGYNTVGIAFAAAGVLSPMIAGLAMALSSVSVITNVLVWRWWDGREGNL; this comes from the coding sequence GTGTCCACCATCGACATCCCCATCCAAGGCATGAGTTGCGCGAGCTGCGCCGGTCGCGTGGAAAAAGCGCTGACCGCGGTCGAGGACGTGACGAGCGTGAACGTCAACCTCGTCGGCGAATCCGCGCACGTCGAATTCCGCGGAGCCGAATCCCCCCGCCTGCGCGAGAAATTCATCACGGCCATCGAAGCCGCGGGCTACCGCACCGATCTGCGCGTGGACCCCACGGCGACAAAACCCGCCGCCGCCTTCACGCTGGACGAGCGCGTGGGGTTGATCCTGACCGCACTGCTGACCCTGCCGCTACTGCTGCCCATGATTCCCGGCCTGCACGCGCTGATGCCCGGCTTCACGGTGCAGGCCGTCCTTGCGGGCCTAGTGCAATTTATTTTCGGCGCGCGCTTTTACCGGGGCGCCTGGGGCGCGCTGCGCGCACGCACGGGCAACATGGATCTGCTTGTCGCTTTGGGCACCACGGCCGCTTACGGCTTCAGTTTGTACGCGGGACTGACTCCGGGACATGGCGCGCACGATCTTTATTTCGAGTCGAGCGCCGCGGTCATCCTGTTCGTCCGCTTCGGAAAATTCCTGGAAAACCGCGCGAAGGCCCGGACCCGCGCGGCCCTGCAGAATCTGCGCTCGCTTCTGCCCGAAACCGTCGCGATCGAACGCGCAGGCCAAAAGCTCGAGGTCAAAACCGAGGACCTGAAACCCGGCGACCGTCTGCAAGTGCGCGCGGGGGAACGTATCCCCGCCGACGCGCGGATCCGGCAGGGCGCGGGTGACGTCGACGAAAGCGTGTTGACCGGCGAAAGCCTGCCGATCGCGAAACACGTTGGCGACTCACTCTACGCGGGAAGTTTGAATCTCGATGGCGTGCTGCAGCTCGAAGTCACCACCGCGAACGCCGAGTCGCTCATCACCCGCATCGCGCGTGCGCTCGAAGAGGCTCAGGGGAAGAAGGCCCCCATCCAGCGCAAAGTCGATCAGGTGAGCGCGATCTTCGTGCCCGCCGTGATCGCCGTGGCCGCCCTCACCTTCCTCGGCTGGTGGTTCGCGGGCGCGGGGCTCGAGGCCGCGTTACTGCACGCGGTGGCGGTGCTCGTGATCGCCTGCCCCTGCGCGCTGGGACTCGCGACCCCGACCGCGATCATGGTGGGAACGGGGCTCGCCGCCCGTCGCGGAATTCTTTTCCGCGACGCCGAGGCTCTTGAAAAACTGCATCTAGCGAAGACCGTGGCCTTCGACAAAACGGGAACGCTGACGCGTGGTGAAGTCCGCGTGGATCTGGTTTGGACCGAAGGGCTGACGAAAGAAAAGCTGTGGCAGATCGCGCGTGCCCTCCAGCACGCGGGCGCGCACCCCTTCGCGGTGGCGATCCGTGCGGCCCGCGAGGCCGAAGCGTCCTCACCGGATGCGCGCAACATCGCGGGCTCCGGTGTGCGCGGCCACGTCGACGGGATCGAGTACGCACTCGGCAGCCCCCGCTGGCTGAAAGAGCTCGGCGTGACGTTCGCGAATATCCCTGACGATCAGGGCGTGGCGCTCTTGGCCTCGCTGGAGCCCCCACGCTATCTGGGCGGCTTCAGCTTCGCGGACACGGTGAAACCCGAGTCCGCCGCGGCGATCACGCGGTTGAAAGCGCGCGGTCTGAATCTGGCGCTCCTCAGCGGCGACCAAGTGGCCAGCGCGACCCGCATCGCGCAGGAGTTGGGAATCACGGACATCCGTGCGGCGCTGAGCCCCCTCCAGAAGGAACGCGAACTTTTGAAAATGAAAACCGCAGGCCCCGTGATCATGGTGGGCGACGGCGTGAACGACGCGCCGGCCCTCGCCCGCGCGGACGTGGGCGTCGCGATGGGGAGCGGCGCCGACCTCAGCATCCATCACGCGGGCGTGACGCTCCTCACGAACGATCCACGACGGCTGGTCGACGCCATCGAGCTGTCCGCGGCGACGTCGCGCAAGATCCGCCAGGGCTTGTTCTGGGCCTTCGGTTACAATACGGTGGGGATCGCGTTCGCGGCGGCGGGCGTACTGAGTCCGATGATCGCGGGCCTAGCGATGGCGCTCTCGAGCGTCAGCGTGATCACGAACGTACTCGTGTGGCGCTGGTGGGACGGACGGGAAGGGAACCTATGA
- the mgtE gene encoding magnesium transporter — translation MELSEPENAEEIINPPDDSFQYLLEHWPAFSVYERRERFSRLQRTDAEELFLSLKANDQATLIAEISPLEKRSWVRLLAPDDIADLIQELGFEHRDSILGLLDAQSRREVTALLAYSEDKAGGLMSSRFIRLRPQMSVDEAISYMRIQSRTHVETIYYAYVIDHDQSLLGVVSFRELFAAASGKRIADIMKTDLVKVPVGLDQEQVAKLFQQKNWMALPVIDEWNHIKGIVTFDDIASVIQEEATEDIQKIGGVEALDAPYMATPFFELVRKRVGWLIILFFSEMFTATAMGFFKYEIERAVVLALFIPLIISSGGNSGSQASTLLIRAIALGEVRLRDWLRVLWRELGVGLCMGVVLGLVGALRILIWPGAEETYGQHYDVLALTIFVSLIGVVLWGTITGSMLPFILRRLRLDPATASAPFVATLVDVTGIVIYFSVASFLLAGKLV, via the coding sequence ATGGAACTCAGCGAGCCCGAAAACGCGGAAGAGATCATCAATCCGCCCGACGACTCGTTTCAATACCTGCTGGAGCACTGGCCCGCGTTCAGCGTTTACGAGCGCCGCGAACGTTTCTCGCGTCTGCAGCGGACCGATGCCGAAGAGCTTTTCCTGTCTTTGAAGGCCAACGACCAGGCGACGTTGATCGCCGAAATCTCGCCCCTCGAAAAACGCTCGTGGGTGCGGCTCCTCGCGCCCGACGACATCGCCGATCTGATCCAGGAGTTGGGTTTCGAACATCGCGACTCGATTTTGGGTCTGCTGGATGCCCAGTCCCGCCGCGAAGTGACCGCCCTGCTCGCCTATTCCGAGGATAAAGCCGGGGGCTTGATGAGCTCGCGCTTCATCCGGCTGCGGCCGCAGATGAGCGTCGACGAGGCGATCAGCTACATGCGTATCCAATCGCGCACGCATGTCGAGACCATCTACTACGCTTACGTCATCGATCACGATCAGTCGCTGCTGGGTGTGGTCAGCTTCCGCGAACTTTTCGCCGCGGCCTCGGGAAAACGTATCGCCGACATCATGAAGACGGACCTGGTGAAGGTCCCGGTCGGACTGGATCAAGAGCAGGTCGCCAAGCTCTTCCAACAGAAGAACTGGATGGCCCTTCCCGTTATCGACGAATGGAATCACATCAAAGGGATCGTCACGTTTGACGATATCGCGTCGGTCATCCAGGAAGAGGCCACCGAAGATATCCAAAAGATCGGGGGGGTCGAAGCCCTCGATGCGCCCTATATGGCGACGCCATTTTTCGAGCTCGTGCGTAAGCGCGTGGGTTGGCTGATCATTCTGTTCTTCTCGGAGATGTTCACCGCGACCGCCATGGGCTTTTTCAAATACGAAATCGAACGCGCCGTCGTGCTGGCGCTTTTCATCCCGCTGATCATTTCGTCCGGCGGAAACTCGGGATCCCAGGCCTCGACGCTTTTGATCCGCGCGATCGCGCTGGGCGAAGTCCGTTTGCGCGACTGGCTGCGGGTGCTGTGGCGCGAGCTCGGCGTCGGTCTTTGCATGGGGGTGGTGCTGGGTCTGGTCGGCGCGCTGCGGATCTTGATCTGGCCCGGTGCCGAGGAAACCTACGGCCAACATTACGATGTGTTGGCGCTCACCATTTTCGTCAGCCTGATCGGCGTCGTGCTGTGGGGAACCATCACGGGCTCGATGCTGCCGTTCATTTTGCGCCGTCTGCGTCTTGACCCCGCCACCGCTTCGGCGCCCTTCGTCGCGACCCTCGTCGACGTGACTGGGATCGTCATTTACTTCAGCGTGGCAAGCTTCCTCTTGGCGGGAAAACTCGTTTAG
- a CDS encoding ABC transporter ATP-binding protein: MNLENEGRMEGEFGRDVLSALKMAYGAFISRILLTLIVGFLGRALLLGNTNLIGIWVDSLCVGTEICKPVPPLFQGWGSDDFLNLLIVCVVAGFFLTWIYRVAFSRLSARAVSQLYDETTFRASRFPMRFFDTTPVGRVVTRFSSDYGNVFRLFGGPLAEFLSIMFDLACMIILVTLASPYYLPVILVYILANYVVYLRNREEMRRQRRDMSASRSPSVSHFAETAQGAPTIRSFNRESIFQQRFARLDGYYLDQKIKTVKTVMLFSWQMNSLTALLLFVTGLLSWWLLSTGHLSLGAIGVAFGLITLSGNTVLMFFEWLAQVEEALIGVERLNQYLRAPIEPGAALPHAAHFPTGHPREPAARALAQENAVADGLLAERALSVEFDHVRFRYDSSLPWVLNDLSFHIRPGEKIGVIGRTGGGKSSLIQALLQLYAVEGGEVRVGGIPMARVHGGPGLPLAAARRLFAYIPQDPTLFRGRLRDNLDFERLLPDDEIFQTLKQVGLSEWATPAGLNLIIEERGRNLSLGEKQLLCLARAVLQKAPILIMDEATSSIDPQSEEKLTAATDKLFRERTQILIAHRLTTLESCDRIFWLKDGRLFAEGTPAEILPRFEKSDYPAPGPVLTSGHGAQDPTTN; the protein is encoded by the coding sequence GTGAACCTAGAGAACGAAGGCCGCATGGAGGGCGAATTCGGGCGCGACGTTTTGTCGGCGCTGAAGATGGCCTATGGCGCCTTCATCTCGCGCATCCTGCTCACGCTGATCGTCGGCTTTTTGGGCCGCGCCCTTCTGCTGGGCAATACGAATTTGATCGGTATCTGGGTGGACTCGCTTTGCGTGGGCACCGAGATCTGTAAACCCGTTCCCCCGCTCTTTCAGGGCTGGGGTTCGGACGACTTCTTGAATCTTTTGATCGTCTGCGTGGTCGCGGGCTTTTTTCTGACGTGGATCTACCGGGTCGCGTTCTCGCGCCTGTCCGCGCGCGCCGTTTCGCAGCTCTACGACGAGACCACCTTCCGCGCGTCGCGCTTTCCGATGCGCTTTTTCGACACGACCCCCGTGGGCCGGGTCGTCACCCGTTTCTCGAGCGACTACGGGAACGTCTTTCGTTTGTTCGGGGGACCGCTCGCGGAGTTCCTGTCGATCATGTTCGATCTCGCCTGCATGATCATCCTGGTCACGCTCGCCAGCCCCTACTATCTGCCGGTGATCTTGGTCTACATTCTGGCGAACTACGTCGTGTACCTGAGAAACCGCGAAGAAATGCGCCGCCAGCGCCGCGACATGTCCGCCAGCCGCTCGCCCAGCGTTTCGCATTTCGCCGAAACCGCGCAGGGCGCGCCGACGATCCGCTCCTTCAACCGCGAGTCGATCTTCCAGCAGCGCTTCGCGCGCCTGGACGGCTATTACCTCGATCAGAAAATCAAAACGGTGAAAACCGTGATGCTGTTCTCGTGGCAGATGAACAGCCTGACCGCGCTTCTTCTTTTCGTCACGGGACTGCTTTCGTGGTGGCTCTTGTCTACGGGGCATCTGTCCCTGGGCGCGATCGGCGTCGCTTTCGGCCTGATCACGCTTTCGGGGAATACGGTTTTGATGTTCTTCGAATGGCTCGCCCAAGTCGAAGAGGCGCTCATCGGCGTGGAACGTTTGAATCAATACTTGCGCGCGCCCATCGAACCCGGCGCGGCCCTTCCCCACGCGGCGCACTTTCCGACGGGCCATCCCCGTGAACCCGCGGCCCGCGCGCTCGCCCAAGAGAACGCGGTCGCCGACGGGCTCCTCGCCGAGCGCGCCTTGTCCGTCGAATTCGATCACGTCCGTTTCCGTTACGATTCGTCTTTACCTTGGGTTTTGAACGATCTGAGTTTCCACATCCGCCCCGGCGAAAAGATCGGCGTCATCGGACGTACGGGCGGCGGGAAATCGAGTTTGATCCAAGCGCTTCTCCAGCTCTATGCGGTCGAGGGCGGCGAAGTCCGCGTGGGTGGCATCCCCATGGCCCGCGTGCACGGTGGCCCCGGGCTTCCGCTGGCGGCCGCGCGCCGCTTGTTCGCGTACATCCCCCAGGATCCGACGCTGTTCCGCGGACGGCTGCGGGACAATTTGGATTTCGAGCGACTCCTGCCTGACGACGAGATCTTCCAGACACTCAAGCAGGTCGGCTTGAGCGAGTGGGCAACGCCTGCGGGCCTGAACCTGATCATCGAAGAGCGCGGCCGCAATCTTTCGCTCGGCGAAAAACAGCTTCTGTGTTTGGCCCGCGCGGTTTTGCAAAAAGCGCCGATTCTGATCATGGATGAAGCGACCAGCTCCATCGATCCGCAAAGCGAAGAAAAGCTCACCGCCGCGACCGATAAGCTCTTCCGTGAACGGACCCAGATTTTGATCGCGCATCGTCTGACGACGCTCGAAAGCTGCGATCGGATCTTCTGGCTGAAGGACGGACGCCTTTTCGCCGAAGGAACGCCTGCGGAAATTCTTCCGCGCTTTGAAAAAAGCGATTACCCCGCCCCGGGGCCCGTGTTAACTTCGGGCCATGGCGCGCAAGACCCCACCACCAACTAA
- a CDS encoding DUF502 domain-containing protein, translating to MNSFNRIFFRGFFTLLPIALTVYIIYSAILILEGLLGWLVRAVLPEHFYVPGFGFILTLIVIFLFGLLLNNFLAERIYVATETRLLKVPFFRAIYSPLKDLMNLFSRKDTQSPQSVVLVNLHGIKMLGIVTRESFTDLNLGPVTQGHLAVYVPFSYGMGGYTLLVPREQVSPVDIPIEKAMSLAITAWVKADAAREVKSE from the coding sequence ATGAACTCCTTCAATCGCATCTTCTTCCGCGGCTTTTTTACCCTCCTCCCCATCGCGTTGACCGTCTACATCATCTACTCGGCGATCCTGATCCTCGAGGGGCTGCTGGGCTGGCTGGTGCGTGCCGTTTTACCCGAGCATTTCTACGTGCCGGGCTTCGGATTCATCCTGACCCTGATCGTGATTTTCCTGTTCGGGCTGCTGCTGAATAACTTTTTGGCCGAGCGGATCTACGTCGCGACGGAAACGCGCCTGCTGAAAGTTCCCTTCTTCCGCGCGATCTACTCGCCGCTGAAGGATTTAATGAATCTGTTCTCGCGCAAGGACACGCAAAGTCCGCAAAGCGTCGTGCTCGTGAATCTGCACGGAATCAAAATGCTCGGCATCGTGACCCGTGAGTCTTTCACCGACCTGAATCTGGGGCCGGTCACGCAGGGACATCTCGCCGTGTACGTGCCCTTCAGCTACGGGATGGGCGGCTACACTTTGCTCGTGCCCCGTGAACAAGTTTCGCCCGTCGACATTCCCATCGAAAAAGCGATGAGCCTGGCGATCACCGCCTGGGTTAAAGCCGACGCCGCCCGCGAGGTGAAAAGTGAGTAA